The Agelaius phoeniceus isolate bAgePho1 chromosome 26, bAgePho1.hap1, whole genome shotgun sequence genome has a window encoding:
- the CCDC43 gene encoding coiled-coil domain-containing protein 43 — protein MAAPGGAGAAPMAMAMPIPAPILLPEPPPFPAWLAARLDALGLDRAVYGAYIEGLLREEESDEERLEALRAVLAACLEEDLLNDVCREVVERWSDSQVVDSKEEKEDEVQAITSMMEKQARIVVKPKEVSQEEKQRKAALLAQYANVTDEEDGGDEQDGMTTAVNIGSEKSLFRNTNVEDVLNARKLERELLRDEFQKKKEQDKLQREKDKLAKQERKEKEKKRTQKGERKR, from the exons atggcggcgcccgGCGGGGCAGGCGCGGCGCCGATGGCGATGGCGATGCCGATCCCGGcccccatcctgctcccagagccGCCGCCCTTCCCGGCGTGGCTCGCAGCGCGCCTGGACGCGCTGGGGCTGGACCGCGCCGTCTACGGCGCCTACATCGAAGGGCTGCTGCGGGAGGAGGAGAGCGATGAAGAGCGGCTGGAGGCGCTGCGGGCCGTGCTGGCCGCCTGCCTG GAAGAAGATCTCTTGAATGATGTGTGCAGGGAGGTTGTGGAGAGGTGGTCTGACTCCCAGGTCGTTGATTCCAAAGAGGAGAAAGAAG ATGAGGTGCAGGCCATCACCAGCATGATGGAGAAGCAGGCCAGGATAGTGGTGAAGCCCAAGGAGGTGTCCCAGGAGGAGAAGCAGAGGAAGGCTGCGCTCCTGGCCCAGTATGCCAACGTGACTGACGAGGAGGA TGGTGGGGATGAACAGGATGGAATGACAACAGCCGTAAATATTGGATCAGAAAAAT CGCTGTTCAGAAACACCAACGTGGAGGATGTGCTGAATGCCAGGAAGCTGGAGCGGGAGCTGCTGCGGGATGAGTTCcagaagaagaaagagcagGATAAACTGCAGAGGGAGAAGGACAAGCTGGCCaagcaggagaggaaggagaaggagaagaaacgAACACAGAAAGGCGAGCGGAAGCGGTAG
- the MEIOC gene encoding meiosis-specific coiled-coil domain-containing protein MEIOC codes for MMDASRNAPPIDPAPNVAFRGGGRCWGSAEGGGRPTDVFGTALPGSASLYGCYKSQNEENVELPQAYSSSLSTSEYSAPMDPSLLYPPWSTCTDDSKQPAAPQINLKSRIQPERNDYGSETDLYGLVSNILEEQDKPQPCFAEGSCPPTLKSVWPVNTSRMEHHELFPEGRRAVVGAVSQQGFYGSESLPGADKQFLQSPTLVAQQKADDCYRGFAGVDLEEQSLYPARSDRANGCNLQANESVKTTPVYQNYPYLKNTFAAQAGYSEAIKDLGADAYSYGREKVCPKGAEAQVHPKRAETFLPQCHRYNENTDFTRYTEYSHAGKAKPNKGTSCSLQENRKLVNGTPEAPSLDAEPYAKLFQVKSGTQKKFEDTISDQHDFTFPKSVGLVSEKQFASESSFSTDFGQKFEYGLKSFAACPGNNGVEKQQFSKADLQNPEFYKSLPLLPSAAVPSAGSSARPGWMNIQTKPTTSGPFQNPSPLLKLNNQSPAFPKSSRHSNDVFQLPSSNLPLNSNLLHKYCQDNPFLSSLDFGYSTAERARAAACMEALVRGGEENLLEYLSEKKLKQPNGFCDSYLAQQLGIIDNLNKQRFQLKPQSEHCDLEGQNQVDGVFQDMYQELLESQGQLHLGAGNGDTSAIGAGSCLQAPGIPNCVVGDFRRNRQLGPSSFPVRSAHLLGRSVVPLVEPHSLFSQDDLKRLYPCFPEKMYGDNALSGFVSAFGFQKQVKSRSGPASELHVRLEECYEQWRALEKERKKTESALAKNFQGKKVSSTNNIPIPRLTSNPSRVDRLIVDQLREQARVVTLLGKMERLRSSPLHANISTALDKHLESIHVVQARRKDEIVSASSRQRHGPPRCQDERVVLALAAALRALCLATRKVRTVLWCAFQMTLPKPSAGKRARERLPQEGAAPEEKRAETPPAAAAAPAPRGPREGGSEAAPGPCTDLLRSVYERGEVNSS; via the exons AATGAAGAAAATGTGGAGTTACCTCAGGCCTACAGTTCTTCCCTTTCAACATCAGAGTACTCTGCACCCATGGACCCTTCCCTGTTGTACCCCCCTTGGTCTACGTGTACAGATGACAGCAAgcagcctgctgctcctcagatTAACCTGAAGTCCAG GATTCAGCCCGAAAGGAACGATTATGGCAGTGAAACTGATTTGTATGGACTCGTGTCAAACATCCTGGAGGAACAAGACAAACCACAGCCGTGCTTTGCTGAGGG GAGTTGCCCTCCCACCCTGAAGTCGGTGTGGCCAGTGAACACGAGCAGGATGGAGCACCACGAGCTGTTTCCAGAAGGCAGGAGGGCAGTTGTTGGAGCAGTGTCCCAGCAAGGTTTCTATGGCAGTGAGTCCCTCCCTGGTGCTGACAAGCagttcctgcagagccccacCCTGGTGGCACAGCAGAAAGCAGACGATTGTTACCGCGGCTTTGCCGGCGTGgacctggaggagcagagcttgTACCCTGCCAGGAGTGATCGTGCCAACGGCTGCAACTTGCAGGCTAATGAGAGTGTGAAGACAACACCTGTCTATCAGAACTACCCCTACCTGAAAAACACCtttgcagcccaggctgggtaCTCAGAAGCAATCAAAGACTTGGGAGCCGATGCTTATTCTTATGGAAGGGAGAAGGTGTGTCCCAAAGGAGCAGAGGCACAGGTGCACCCGAAGCGGGCAGAAACGTTccttccacagtgtcacagatACAATGAGAACACGGATTTTACCAGATACACTGAATATTCTCATGCTGGTAAAGCAAAGCCCAACAAGGGCACCAGTTGTAGCCTCCAAGAAAATAGAAAGCTGGTAAATGGAACCCCTGAGGCACCATCTCTGGATGCAGAGCCCTACGCTAAATTATTTCAAGTTAAATCAGGAACTCAGAAAAAATTTGAAGATACAATTTCAGATCAGCACGACTTTACATTTCCCAAGTCTGTAGGACTTGTATCAGAAAAACAATTTGCAAGCGAATCCTCCTTCAGCACtgattttgggcaaaaattTGAATATGGACTAAAATCTtttgcagcttgtccagggaaTAATGGTgtggaaaagcagcagttttCCAAGGCCGATCTTCAGAATCCTGAATTCTATAAATCACTCCCACTGTTGCCCAGTGCAGCAGTCCCTTCAGCAGGCTCTAGTGCCAGGCCAGGGTGGATGAAcatccaaaccaaacccacaacCTCTGGCCCTTTCCAGAATCCAAGTCCTTTGTTGAAACTGAATAATCAGTCACCTGCATTTCCAAAAAGCTCTCGTCATTCTAATGATGTTTTTCAGTTGCCATCTTCAAATTTGCCTTTAAATAGTAATTTACTTCACAAGTACTGTCAAGACAACCCATTCCTCTCCAGCCTTGACTTCGGCTACAGCACTGCAGAGCGAGCTCGGGCAGCTGCGTGCATGGAAGCCCTGGTTAGGGGTGGGGAAGAGAACCTCCTCGAGTACCTCAGTGAGAAGAAGCTGAAGCAGCCCAATGGATTCTGTGACAGTTACTTGGCTCAGCAGCTGGGGATCATTGACAATCTGAACAAACAGCGTTTCCAGCTGAAGCCGCAGAGCGAGCACTGCGATCTGGAAGGGCAGAACCAGGTGGATGGGGTGTTCCAGGACATGTACCAGGAGTTACTGGAGTCTCAGGGACAGCTGCATCtcggggcagggaatggggacaccaGTGCCATcggtgctggcagctgcctgcaggctCCAGGCATTCCCAACTGCGTGGTGGGTGACTTCAGGAGGAACCGGCAGCTGggccccagctccttccccgTGAGATCCGCTCACCTCTTGGGCCGCTCCGTGGTGCCTCTGGTGGAGCCTCACTCCTTGTTCTCCCAGGATGATCTCAAACGCCTCTACCCCTGCTTCCCAGAGAAGATGTATGGTGACAATGCCCTTTCTGGGTTTGTGTCAGCATTTGGATTTCAAAAGCAAGTTAAGAGTCGCAGTGGGCCTGCCAGTGAGCTGCATGTGAGACTGGAAGAGTGTTATGAGCAGTGGAGAGCtttggagaaagaaaggaagaag acTGAATCAGCTCTTGCTAAGAATTTCCAAGGGAAGAAGGTTTCCAGTACTAACAACATTCCAATTCCAAGGCTGACATCAAATCCATCAAGGGTTGATCGCTTAATTGTGGATCAGCTACGGGAACAAGCCAGA GTGGTGACTCTGCTGGGGAAGATGGAGCGCCTGCGCAGCTCCCCGCTCCACGCCAACATCTCCACGGCCCTGGACAAGCACCTGGAGTCCATCCACGTGGTGCAGGCTCGCAGGAAGGATGAGATCGTCAGCGCCTCCAGCCGCCAGCGGCACGGCCCTCCCAGGTGCCAGGATGAGAGAG TGGTGCTGGCTCTGGCCGCGGCGCTCCGGGCCCTGTGCCTGGCCACGCGCAAGGTCCGCACCGTGCTCTGGTGCGCCTTCCAGATGACCCTGCCCAAACCCTCCGCTGGCAAACGGGCTCGGGAGAGGCTTCCTCAGGAGGGGGCGGCGCCCGAAGAGAAACGAGCCGAGACCCCCCCGGCTgcggccgcggccccggccccgcgagggCCCAGGGAAGGGGGATCAGAGGCAGCCCCGGGGCCGTGCACGGACCTGCTCCGCAGTGTGTATGAGAGAGGAGAGGTGAATTCCTCATaa